The Gammaproteobacteria bacterium genome contains a region encoding:
- a CDS encoding amidohydrolase family protein yields the protein MHSCRLFPLAQAILLALAFAGASALAPQRALAQNPTSADAEDDAPENEDLPLPVDRTVSIDMTEGSWISLDVSPDGQTIVFDFLGDLFTIPFEGGTATQLTSGMAFDAQPRFSPDGTRIVYTSDYDGGQNVWIMSLDGSDTVQVSRGASNRTESPEWMPDGDYVVAAIGNFRGGNLPKLKMFHVDGGGGIELVSEPDNMKVTGPAVSPDGRHIWYARRTGDWQYNAQFPQYQLEAYDREDGERYPKSSRYGSAVRPTLSPDGRWVVFGTRHDDHTGLLIRDLETSEERWLAYPVQHDDQESRATLDVLPGMSFTPDSRYLVVSYGGRMWKLPVEGGDAEEIPFRVQMELTLGPRVDFDYPIEDTPTFTVRQIRDAAPSPGGEMLAFTALDRLWVSDADGSNPRRVTDAGRSEHFPAWSPDGEWIAYSTWDGEVGHLYKSRADGGGDPERLTREPAAYFSPAWGPGDRLVALRGFIRAYESQGEAGTPGNEIVQVSTEPDDDDGGPVTVIAPSDGRRDLHFVEGEEDRIHMFRPPDLLVSIRWDGSDEKEHVRVRGATLTGATQGLAPTTVQMAPRGDQALVELQRQIYSVTVPSIGITPTINVSNPDNAAFPARQLTDIGGEFPAWGADGRSVHWSLGNAHFVYDLDAGEAFEDSVAAAEEEEEEAEEEEAGEEAEAEAQDEADDEYRAAELRVLIDATRDIPEGVAVLRGGRAITMNGDEVIENADIVVRNNRIEAVGATGSVVVPDGAMMIDVSGRTVVPGYVDTHSHLRARDELHRTDVWPYLANLAYGVTTTRDPQTGNTEVLSYADMVRTGSILGPRVYSTGPGVFWQDQIDTAEEAHDVLKRYSDYFDTKTIKMYVAAARKGRQHIIMAARELGLMPTTEGSLNIRQNLTETLDGYPGLEHSIPIFPVYDDYVRLFAETGRVYTPTLLVTYGGPWAENYFYSRENPHDDAKLRRFTPHDEIDSRTLRRPQWFRSDQHTFSRHGEFVKELVAGGGKAGVGSHGQLQGLGYHWELWAMAAADMDEHDALRMATIFGAEAIGLDQDLGTIEAGKLADLVILEANPLDDLRNTNAIDRVMLNGRLYDGDTLDELYPRQRPLAPQWWWDDEPNGVPGVGR from the coding sequence ATGCACAGTTGTCGCCTTTTCCCGCTCGCCCAGGCAATTCTCCTGGCGCTCGCTTTTGCCGGCGCCTCGGCCCTCGCCCCTCAGCGTGCGCTGGCGCAGAATCCAACGTCCGCCGACGCGGAGGACGACGCCCCGGAGAACGAGGACCTTCCCCTCCCCGTCGACCGCACCGTGTCCATCGACATGACCGAAGGCAGCTGGATCTCGCTGGACGTGAGCCCCGACGGGCAGACCATCGTCTTCGACTTCCTGGGCGACCTCTTCACCATCCCCTTCGAGGGGGGAACCGCCACCCAGCTCACGTCCGGGATGGCGTTCGACGCCCAGCCCCGTTTCTCGCCCGACGGCACGCGCATCGTGTACACCTCGGACTACGACGGGGGCCAGAACGTCTGGATCATGTCGCTGGACGGCTCCGACACGGTGCAGGTGTCGCGCGGCGCGTCGAATCGCACCGAATCGCCCGAGTGGATGCCCGACGGGGACTACGTCGTCGCGGCCATCGGTAACTTCCGGGGCGGGAATCTGCCGAAGCTGAAGATGTTCCACGTGGACGGGGGCGGCGGGATCGAGCTCGTCTCGGAGCCCGACAACATGAAGGTGACGGGGCCCGCGGTCTCGCCCGACGGACGCCACATCTGGTACGCGCGCCGCACCGGCGACTGGCAGTACAACGCGCAGTTCCCGCAGTACCAGCTCGAGGCCTACGACCGCGAGGACGGCGAGCGCTATCCGAAGTCGTCGCGCTACGGGTCCGCCGTGCGCCCCACGCTCTCGCCCGACGGGCGCTGGGTGGTATTCGGAACCCGCCACGACGACCACACCGGCCTCCTGATCCGCGACCTGGAGACGAGCGAGGAGCGCTGGCTGGCGTATCCGGTGCAGCACGACGACCAGGAGTCGCGTGCGACGCTGGACGTGCTTCCGGGCATGTCGTTCACGCCGGACTCGCGGTACCTGGTGGTGTCCTACGGCGGCAGGATGTGGAAGCTGCCGGTCGAGGGAGGGGACGCAGAGGAGATCCCGTTCCGGGTGCAGATGGAGCTGACGCTCGGCCCGCGGGTCGACTTCGACTACCCGATCGAGGACACCCCCACCTTCACGGTGCGCCAGATTCGCGACGCGGCGCCGTCGCCCGGCGGCGAAATGCTCGCGTTCACCGCGCTCGACCGGCTGTGGGTCTCCGACGCCGACGGCTCGAACCCGAGGCGGGTCACCGACGCCGGCCGCTCCGAGCACTTCCCGGCGTGGTCACCGGACGGGGAATGGATCGCGTACTCGACGTGGGACGGCGAGGTCGGACACCTGTACAAGTCCCGCGCCGACGGCGGGGGAGACCCCGAGCGGCTGACCCGCGAGCCGGCCGCCTATTTCTCGCCGGCGTGGGGGCCCGGAGACCGGCTGGTTGCGCTCCGGGGCTTCATTCGCGCGTACGAGAGCCAGGGCGAGGCCGGTACCCCGGGCAACGAGATCGTGCAGGTGTCGACGGAGCCCGACGATGATGACGGGGGTCCTGTGACCGTGATCGCGCCCAGCGACGGCAGGCGCGACCTCCACTTCGTGGAAGGCGAGGAGGACCGCATCCACATGTTCCGCCCGCCCGATCTGCTGGTGTCGATTCGCTGGGACGGGAGCGACGAGAAGGAACACGTGCGCGTGCGGGGCGCCACCCTCACCGGCGCAACCCAGGGACTCGCGCCCACGACCGTGCAGATGGCGCCGCGCGGGGATCAGGCGCTGGTGGAGTTGCAGCGCCAGATCTACAGCGTGACCGTCCCGAGCATCGGCATCACGCCCACCATCAACGTGTCCAACCCGGACAACGCCGCCTTCCCGGCCCGCCAACTGACCGACATCGGCGGGGAGTTCCCGGCCTGGGGCGCCGATGGCCGCTCGGTCCACTGGTCGCTCGGCAACGCGCACTTCGTTTACGACCTGGATGCCGGCGAGGCCTTCGAGGACAGCGTGGCGGCTGCGGAGGAGGAGGAAGAAGAGGCCGAAGAGGAGGAAGCCGGGGAGGAGGCGGAAGCGGAGGCGCAGGACGAAGCGGACGACGAGTACCGCGCCGCGGAGCTCCGGGTGCTCATCGACGCGACCCGTGATATTCCCGAAGGCGTGGCCGTGCTCCGGGGCGGGCGCGCGATCACCATGAACGGCGACGAGGTCATCGAGAACGCCGACATCGTGGTGCGCAACAACCGGATCGAAGCGGTGGGCGCGACCGGGTCGGTGGTGGTTCCGGACGGCGCCATGATGATTGACGTGTCCGGGCGCACCGTCGTGCCCGGCTACGTCGACACCCATTCTCACCTGCGCGCGCGCGACGAGCTGCACCGGACCGACGTGTGGCCCTACCTGGCCAACCTGGCCTACGGAGTGACCACCACCCGCGATCCCCAGACCGGCAACACGGAAGTCCTCTCATACGCGGACATGGTGCGCACCGGCTCGATACTCGGCCCGCGCGTCTACTCGACCGGACCGGGCGTTTTCTGGCAGGACCAGATCGACACCGCCGAAGAGGCGCACGACGTCCTGAAGCGCTACTCCGACTATTTCGACACCAAGACCATCAAGATGTATGTGGCGGCCGCGCGGAAGGGCCGCCAGCACATCATCATGGCGGCGCGCGAGCTCGGGCTCATGCCCACCACCGAGGGCTCGCTCAACATCCGGCAAAACCTGACCGAGACCCTCGATGGATATCCGGGGCTGGAGCATTCCATTCCGATCTTCCCGGTATATGACGACTACGTGCGGCTGTTCGCCGAGACCGGCCGCGTATACACGCCGACGCTGCTGGTGACGTACGGCGGTCCCTGGGCGGAGAACTACTTCTACAGCCGCGAGAACCCGCACGACGACGCCAAGCTGCGCCGCTTCACCCCCCACGACGAGATCGACAGCCGCACCCTGCGCCGCCCGCAGTGGTTCCGCAGCGACCAGCACACCTTCTCGCGCCACGGTGAGTTCGTGAAGGAGCTGGTCGCGGGCGGGGGCAAGGCGGGGGTCGGCAGCCACGGACAGCTGCAGGGGCTCGGGTACCACTGGGAGCTGTGGGCGATGGCCGCCGCGGACATGGACGAGCACGACGCGCTGCGCATGGCCACCATCTTCGGGGCCGAGGCGATCGGGCTGGACCAGGACCTGGGCACCATCGAGGCGGGCAAGCTGGCGGACCTGGTGATCCTCGAGGCCAATCCGCTCGACGATCTGCGCAACACCAACGCCATCGACCGGGTGATGCTGAACGGCCGGCTCTACGACGGCGACACGCTCGACGAACTCTACCCGCGGCAGAGGCCGCTGGCGCCGCAATGGTGGTGGGACGACGAGCCGAACGGGGTGCCGGGGGTGGGGCGGTAG
- a CDS encoding YdeI/OmpD-associated family protein: MEDTTPHFFPTPGDLRAWFEANHDMVDVMWVGYYKKATKLPSVTVGESVDAALCFGWIDGLKRSVDDKAYKIRFTPRRRRSQWSARNLGRMKQLLAQGVVAEPGLAAYERRDKSKDRAAYEPDVAALPPEYESRIRAEPAAWKYFRNARPSYRKQVARWVVSAKKEETRLRRLGILIESSASGKVIPLMRWVEKRKG, encoded by the coding sequence ATGGAAGACACCACTCCTCACTTCTTTCCCACACCCGGGGACCTGCGCGCCTGGTTCGAGGCCAACCACGACATGGTTGACGTGATGTGGGTCGGGTACTACAAGAAGGCCACGAAGCTCCCCAGCGTCACCGTCGGCGAATCCGTGGATGCCGCCCTCTGCTTCGGATGGATCGACGGCCTGAAACGCTCCGTCGACGACAAGGCCTACAAGATCCGCTTCACCCCGCGCCGACGCCGCAGCCAGTGGAGCGCCCGCAACCTGGGGCGCATGAAGCAACTGCTCGCGCAGGGAGTCGTGGCCGAACCGGGGCTGGCCGCCTACGAAAGGCGCGACAAGAGCAAGGACAGGGCAGCGTACGAACCGGATGTCGCCGCGCTGCCACCCGAGTACGAGAGCCGGATCAGGGCCGAGCCGGCAGCCTGGAAGTACTTCCGCAACGCGCGCCCTTCCTACCGCAAGCAGGTGGCGCGCTGGGTGGTAAGCGCCAAGAAGGAGGAGACCCGCCTGCGCCGCCTGGGCATCCTCATCGAGTCCAGCGCCAGCGGGAAGGTGATCCCCCTGATGCGCTGGGTGGAGAAGCGCAAGGGATAG
- a CDS encoding GMC family oxidoreductase has translation MNVRRRRQEYDAIVVGSGMSGGWAAKELTELGATVLVLEAGPAIVPERDYAEHTRPSEMPYRGWNDRKALAADQPIQSQCYACDEVARKFFVNDNEHPYTSDSEEPFLWIRGRQVGGRSIMWARQCYRLSDLDFEANARDGHGIDWPIRYADIAPWYDHVEAFVGISGQAEGLAQVPDGVFLPPMPMSCVEEHMRDSIESAFGGTRRMTIGRTAVLTRDHKGRRACHYCGPCHRGCRTRSYFSSINATLPAAEATGRLTLRPNSVVPSVIWDPQRGRVTGVRVIDRESHEQLEFHARTVFLGASALESTRILLNSTSSDFPEGLANSSGVLGKYLMDHAMCDDTTAVFDGWEDRTTRGRRPNGIYIARFANVTEPSSDFVRGYGFQGAAERVGWGRGVSMPGFGADFKRELMRPGPWQFRLHAFGECLPREENHVALDPEQVDAWGIPTLRIRCEWSGNERAMMREAVDQAAEMLEAAGGRDVRPQPVISPPGLAIHEMGTARMGRDPATSVLNGFNQAWDVPNLFVIDGAAMTSSGCQNPSLTYMALAARTSHYAVWASRRGEI, from the coding sequence ATGAACGTCCGCCGCAGGCGCCAGGAATACGACGCCATCGTCGTCGGCTCGGGGATGTCCGGGGGCTGGGCGGCCAAGGAGCTCACCGAGCTGGGCGCGACCGTCCTGGTCCTCGAAGCCGGGCCCGCGATCGTGCCCGAACGGGACTACGCCGAGCACACCCGCCCGTCGGAGATGCCCTACCGGGGCTGGAACGACCGCAAGGCCTTGGCCGCCGACCAGCCCATCCAGAGCCAGTGCTACGCCTGCGACGAAGTGGCGCGCAAGTTCTTCGTCAACGACAACGAGCACCCCTACACCAGCGACTCGGAGGAGCCCTTCCTCTGGATCCGCGGGCGCCAGGTGGGAGGCCGCTCGATCATGTGGGCGCGCCAGTGCTACCGGCTGAGCGACCTCGACTTCGAGGCCAACGCCCGCGATGGCCACGGCATCGACTGGCCCATCCGCTACGCCGACATCGCACCCTGGTACGACCACGTCGAGGCCTTTGTCGGCATCAGTGGACAGGCCGAGGGGCTGGCCCAGGTGCCGGACGGGGTCTTCCTGCCGCCCATGCCGATGTCGTGCGTCGAGGAGCACATGCGCGACTCGATCGAGAGCGCGTTCGGCGGCACCCGGCGCATGACCATCGGCCGTACCGCAGTGCTCACACGCGACCACAAGGGCCGCCGCGCCTGCCACTACTGCGGTCCCTGCCACCGCGGCTGCCGCACCCGCAGCTACTTCAGCTCCATCAACGCGACCCTGCCCGCGGCGGAGGCGACCGGCCGCCTGACCCTCCGCCCCAACAGCGTGGTGCCCAGCGTCATCTGGGACCCGCAGCGGGGACGGGTAACCGGCGTGCGCGTCATCGACCGCGAGAGCCACGAACAGCTTGAGTTCCACGCCCGCACCGTCTTCCTCGGAGCTTCGGCCCTGGAATCGACACGCATCCTGCTCAACTCGACGTCGTCCGACTTCCCCGAAGGCCTGGCCAACTCGAGCGGCGTGCTCGGCAAGTACCTCATGGACCACGCCATGTGCGACGACACGACGGCCGTCTTCGACGGCTGGGAGGATCGCACCACGCGCGGCCGGCGTCCCAACGGCATCTACATCGCGCGTTTCGCCAACGTCACCGAGCCATCCTCCGATTTCGTGCGCGGCTACGGGTTCCAGGGCGCGGCGGAGCGGGTGGGATGGGGACGCGGGGTCTCCATGCCGGGCTTCGGAGCCGACTTCAAGCGCGAGCTCATGCGCCCGGGACCCTGGCAGTTCCGGCTGCACGCCTTCGGCGAGTGCCTCCCGCGGGAGGAGAACCATGTGGCCCTCGACCCGGAGCAGGTCGACGCCTGGGGCATCCCCACGCTCCGCATCCGCTGCGAGTGGAGCGGGAACGAGCGCGCGATGATGCGCGAGGCCGTCGACCAGGCCGCCGAAATGCTGGAGGCGGCCGGCGGTCGGGACGTCAGGCCCCAGCCGGTCATCTCTCCTCCGGGGTTGGCCATCCACGAAATGGGAACCGCGCGCATGGGCCGCGACCCGGCCACCTCGGTGCTGAACGGCTTCAACCAGGCGTGGGACGTACCCAACCTCTTCGTCATCGACGGAGCGGCGATGACCTCGTCCGGATGCCAGAACCCGTCGCTGACCTACATGGCGCTCGCAGCCCGCACGAGTCACTACGCCGTGTGGGCCTCGCGCCGGGGCGAAATCTAG
- a CDS encoding gluconate 2-dehydrogenase subunit 3 family protein, whose amino-acid sequence MKRRRAIGVLGGIVGGPLLAPEGAFAELVAWADRVRASAGSPVGTNEAAPQVAASLLTPPRARSMAAIAEAIIPATDTPGASEAGVTEFVAALVDGWLDDDDRDRFLAGLDTVNPSARDRFGRDFADCTATQQAALVGDLDAELTRLRDDPDSDETQHFFHDVKRFTLTAYFTSEVGLEAIGYRTTFPAFEGCAPLTAAERGP is encoded by the coding sequence ATGAAGCGAAGGCGGGCCATCGGCGTGCTCGGCGGGATCGTGGGCGGTCCCCTGCTCGCGCCGGAAGGCGCCTTTGCGGAGCTGGTCGCCTGGGCCGACCGGGTGCGCGCCTCCGCCGGGTCGCCCGTGGGGACGAACGAGGCTGCGCCACAAGTGGCCGCGAGCCTCCTCACCCCACCCCGCGCGCGCTCCATGGCCGCCATCGCCGAGGCGATCATCCCCGCGACCGACACCCCGGGTGCATCGGAGGCCGGGGTGACGGAATTCGTGGCCGCCCTGGTGGATGGGTGGCTGGACGACGACGACCGCGACCGTTTCCTCGCCGGCCTTGACACCGTGAATCCGTCGGCCCGCGACCGCTTCGGACGCGACTTCGCGGACTGCACCGCGACCCAGCAGGCCGCCCTGGTGGGCGACCTCGACGCCGAGCTGACCCGCCTCCGCGACGACCCCGATTCGGACGAGACGCAGCACTTCTTCCACGACGTGAAGCGGTTCACCCTGACCGCGTACTTCACCTCGGAGGTCGGCCTGGAGGCCATCGGTTACCGCACCACCTTCCCGGCCTTCGAGGGGTGCGCCCCGCTGACCGCGGCGGAACGGGGCCCATGA
- a CDS encoding TIM barrel protein has translation MPNLTRREVLKATGAASLGLMVPGAGRALAGATVAQTGITQSVARWCFEDIPLQPFCAAVAEMGLPAIDLLLVEEWAVAHDHGLAVSCGDVGAGTIEDGLNEPRNHAGIIRAFEEHIPRAAREGVPNVICFFGNRRGMPNAPAIENSIRCLRECAPIAEAEGVTILVEALNSKPGGHVDYIGDHMSYALEIIRAVNSPRVRILYDIYHMQIMEGDIIRTLTDARDWIGHYHTGGVPGRAEIDESQELNYPAIVRAIRDTGFTGYMAHEFIPQSSDPLRSLREAVEMCAQA, from the coding sequence ATGCCCAACCTTACACGTCGCGAAGTCCTGAAAGCAACCGGCGCCGCCTCGCTGGGGCTGATGGTACCGGGGGCCGGCCGGGCGCTTGCCGGCGCAACGGTCGCCCAGACCGGCATCACCCAGTCCGTGGCCCGCTGGTGCTTCGAGGACATCCCCCTGCAGCCCTTCTGCGCAGCGGTGGCGGAGATGGGGCTGCCCGCCATCGACCTCCTGCTCGTGGAGGAATGGGCGGTCGCGCACGACCACGGCCTGGCGGTCTCGTGCGGTGATGTCGGCGCGGGCACGATCGAAGACGGACTCAACGAGCCCCGCAATCACGCGGGCATCATCCGCGCCTTCGAAGAGCACATCCCCCGGGCCGCGCGTGAGGGCGTCCCCAACGTCATCTGCTTCTTCGGCAACCGCCGCGGCATGCCGAATGCGCCGGCCATCGAAAACTCGATCCGCTGTCTGCGGGAATGCGCGCCCATCGCCGAAGCCGAAGGGGTCACGATCCTGGTCGAGGCGCTCAACTCCAAGCCGGGCGGCCACGTGGACTACATCGGCGACCACATGTCCTACGCCCTCGAGATCATCCGCGCCGTCAACTCCCCCCGGGTGCGCATCCTCTACGACATCTACCACATGCAGATCATGGAAGGCGACATCATCCGCACCCTGACCGACGCCCGCGACTGGATCGGCCACTACCACACCGGCGGCGTCCCCGGGCGCGCGGAGATCGACGAGTCGCAGGAACTCAACTATCCGGCCATCGTGCGCGCGATCCGCGACACGGGGTTCACCGGCTACATGGCCCACGAGTTCATCCCCCAAAGCAGCGACCCCCTGCGCTCGCTGAGGGAGGCCGTGGAGATGTGCGCGCAGGCGTGA
- a CDS encoding GYD domain-containing protein — protein sequence MAIDHLGKENSMAKYMFRTSYTRSGLEGLLAEGGSGREAALRQTVESVGGSLEGFYYAFGDTDLILIVDLPDEAAATALSLNIAAAGALTVSVTVLLTPETVDKAVGQSVSYRLPGA from the coding sequence ATGGCCATCGATCACTTGGGCAAGGAGAACAGCATGGCCAAGTACATGTTCCGAACCAGCTATACGCGATCCGGCCTGGAGGGGCTGCTCGCCGAGGGGGGCAGCGGCCGCGAGGCTGCCCTGCGTCAGACCGTCGAGAGCGTTGGCGGAAGTCTGGAGGGGTTCTACTACGCCTTCGGCGACACGGACCTCATTCTGATCGTCGACCTTCCCGACGAGGCGGCCGCGACGGCGCTCTCGCTCAACATCGCCGCCGCGGGTGCGCTCACGGTGTCCGTGACCGTTCTGCTAACCCCGGAGACCGTGGACAAAGCGGTAGGCCAGTCCGTGTCGTACCGGTTGCCGGGGGCCTGA
- a CDS encoding D-2-hydroxyacid dehydrogenase: MTRNRLNIFIASPLEPEQVERIRAVDPERLEVVHDPDVLPPKRYEADHTGPADFRRTPEQQARWRAHLGRADILWDFPPRNPDGSGGLAYAPNVRWIQGTSSGVGRTVEALGLLDSDLLITTARGVHGGPLAEFVFLILLAHVRKFAHLADLQRRHLWERFCGEELEGRTLATIGAGEVGRQVARVGRSFGMRIVALASPGSRRSAAELGVDALHPNDAMHEMLAETDALVLSVPHTPETDRLIDDAALRALKPGAVLVNVARGGVVDEPALLEALGDGRIALAGLDVFADEPLPPDSPFWDMPNVIVSPHSSANAASENRKITDIFRHNLRCYLDGRLGDMRNVFRSERMY; encoded by the coding sequence ATGACTCGGAACCGCCTCAACATCTTCATCGCCAGCCCGCTCGAGCCCGAACAGGTGGAGCGCATCCGCGCCGTCGACCCCGAGCGGCTCGAAGTCGTCCATGACCCGGATGTCCTTCCCCCCAAACGCTACGAAGCCGACCACACCGGTCCGGCCGACTTCCGCCGCACACCGGAACAGCAGGCTCGCTGGCGGGCGCATCTCGGGCGCGCCGACATCCTCTGGGACTTCCCGCCACGCAATCCGGACGGCAGCGGGGGGCTCGCATACGCGCCCAACGTGCGCTGGATCCAGGGGACCAGTTCAGGTGTGGGCCGCACGGTCGAAGCGTTGGGCCTCCTGGACTCGGATCTGCTCATCACGACCGCGCGCGGCGTGCACGGCGGCCCGCTGGCGGAGTTCGTCTTCCTGATCCTGCTCGCACACGTGCGCAAGTTCGCGCATCTCGCCGACCTCCAACGCCGGCACCTGTGGGAACGTTTCTGCGGAGAGGAGCTGGAGGGCAGGACGCTTGCCACCATCGGAGCGGGGGAAGTCGGCCGCCAGGTGGCGCGGGTCGGCCGAAGCTTCGGGATGAGGATCGTGGCGCTGGCCAGCCCGGGATCGCGCCGCTCAGCCGCAGAGCTTGGCGTGGACGCGCTCCATCCGAACGACGCCATGCACGAGATGCTGGCGGAAACCGACGCGCTGGTCCTCAGCGTCCCCCACACGCCGGAGACCGACAGGCTCATCGACGACGCCGCGTTGCGGGCGCTCAAGCCGGGTGCGGTGCTGGTCAACGTGGCGCGGGGCGGAGTCGTGGACGAGCCAGCCCTCCTCGAGGCTTTGGGCGACGGACGTATCGCCCTCGCCGGCCTCGACGTGTTCGCGGATGAGCCGCTCCCGCCCGACAGCCCCTTCTGGGACATGCCCAACGTGATCGTCAGCCCCCACTCCTCTGCGAACGCCGCAAGCGAGAACCGGAAGATCACCGACATCTTCCGCCACAACCTCCGCTGCTACCTGGACGGACGCCTGGGCGACATGCGCAACGTCTTCCGGAGCGAGCGGATGTACTAA